The Flammeovirga yaeyamensis genome segment TAGGATCGTAATGAGGCTCCTCTTTCTTTTTTTTCTTGAAAAATCCAAAAGGCATATTAAATCGTGTTTTGTATCTATTGAATTTAAAGATACAACTAATTAGTCAGATTCCACAATAGAAAACTTCTGACCTTCGATGGCGAGTTGCGTATTGTTAAATTCTGTTTGTGCCTCTTCTAAAAGTTCTGTTAAGTCAGCGTAGCGTGCCGAAAAATGACCAATTAAAAGTTCTTTTACTTTGGCTTCTTTGGCTACTGAACCGGCTTGTTTCGCTGTGGTATGATAGGTGATATTCGCTCTATCTTTATGTCTATCCATAAAAGTAGATTCATGATAAAGCAAGTCTACACCATAGACTTTAGAGATCACACTTTTAGAATATTTGGTATCCGAACAAAACGCATATGATCTTGATTTTCTTGGAGGTAACGTTACATCTTCATAGCGAATAGTATCTCCGTTAAATTCAATATTTTCTCCACGTTTTAGAGCTCTAAAAACTTCAAAAGGAAGTCCAGATGGAAGTTTTTCAGGAATAATTCGGTATTGCTTTTTCTTCTCTCTGAATAGGAATCCTGTACAAGGAACTCTATGAGTCAAAGGAATAGTTTCTACAGTAATTTTTTCATTTTCAAAGATCACCTCTGAAAACATTGTAGGATTGTCGTATAGAAAAACTTTGTAGTTTAATTCTGTTTTTGAGTGTTTGAAACTGGCCAATAAAACTTCGTCTAAACCTCTTGGGCCATGGATATACAAAGGCTCTGTACGTCTTTGCAGATGCATTGTGGATAATAATCCAGGTAAACCAAAGAAATGATCGCCATGTAAATGACTGATAAAAATGTGCTCAATTTTATGCAAACTGATGCCGAAGTTTAATAACTGATGTTGTGTTGCTTCACCACAATCAATTAAAAACTGCTGGTTACCAATTCGTAAATGCTGAGAAGTCATTTGTCGGCCTTTCGATGGAATTGCGGCACTAGAACCTAATATAGTAATCTCGAATGACAAGGGATAAGACTATGGGGATAAGCTTTAAGGATATAAAAGCTCAGATCTCAAAAATTGAGATCCGAGCTTTTTTATATTATTTTAAAGTTAAAGAGTGGACTTATTAGTCTTCTTCACCTTCAATATCTTTTTCAATTTCGTGTAAGAAAATCGCTTCAATCGCTTCTTGTACCGTTGGGTGAAGCTCAAGAACTGACTCTAACTTAGAAATTTTAATAAGTTTCATAACGTGTTCGTTCAATCCAGCTAAAACTAACTTGCCATTTACTTCCGTAGACAATCTGTTAGCTACAAGGATTGAGCTTAATCCCGAAGAATCAACGTATTTTACGCTGCTTAAATCGATAATTAAGTTTTCAGTACCTGATTGGAACATTGTAACGATCTCTGCTTTTAATTGCGGAGCTTTTAATGAATCTAGTTTTTCTTCCTCAGGGACTAAAACAGTATATTTTTCGCTTTTATTGACTGAAAATCTCATAATTTCTTTATAGTCTGTTATAATTTAGACGTTTCTTAATGCAAAAATACAAGGATCTTGATTTTATCCTAATTCATTTTTGATAGAATTGAAAATTTCTTCTTCAATGTGATGATAAGAAGCTTTTTCAAAAGTTTCGCCTGTTATGTTTTCGTAAAGTTCAATATATCTATCAGAAACAGAATTTACAAACTCTTCTGACATAAATGGCTGTTTTTGTCCATCTTTTCCTTGGAAGCCATTTTCAATAAGCCATTGTCTTACAAATTCTTTTGATAATTGTTTCTGAGCCTCATTATTTTTTTGTCTTTCCTCATATCCTTCCTGATAGAAGTATCTTGATGAGTCTGGAGTATGTACTTCGTCGATGAGGTAAATTTCGTTATTAAATTTACCGAATTCGTATTTGGTATCGACTAGAATTAAACCTCTTTCGTTTGCAAACTCTTGTCCTTTTGCAAAAAGTGCTTGCGTATATTCTTCTAGTTTTAGATAATCCTCCTCACTTACGATACCTTGAGATAAGATTTCTTCTCTTGAGATATCTTCATCATGTCCTTCTTTAGCTTTAGTAGTAGGAGTGATGATAGGGTTAGGAAGACGGTCATTTTCTTTTAAGCCTTCAGGAAGAGTCACACCACACAAGATACGTTTTCCTGCTTTGTATTCTCTCCAAGCATGACCTGCTAAATATCCTCTAATTACCATTTCAACAGCAAATGCATCGCATTTTTTACCAATGTGAACGTTCGGATGAGGAGCAGATTCTAGCCAATTAGGTACGATGTCACCAGTAAGTTTAAGAAACTTTTCGGCAATTTGATTCAGTACTTGTCCTTTGTAAGGAATAGCTCTATCTAGTACTACATCGAAAGCTGAAATTCTATCTGATGCGACGATAGCGATTTTTTCATCGAAGAAATAAACATCTCTTACTTTACCTTTATAGACATCCGTTGCGTTTTCGAATGAAAGGGTTGTACTCTTAATTGCGTCCATGTTTTATAAAAATGATGTACTAAAACTAAGTTTAGAATAAAAATTCGCTGCAAACATACACAGTAACTTTCATTTATTACAATTTTTTTAAGTAACAATTTCGATCTTAAAAATTTAAGCTGCGTAAATTAAGATGTAAATACAGCGATTAATGTTACCCCTATTATAATTATCACTTATAATTTTTCTACGAAAAAATATAATAATTTATTGAAAGTTTGGAACTTAAAATTTATATTTGGAGAGAATGATAAACGTTCATCGATTATCAACTGATAATAATACAACAATTCAATAGGGTGATTTTTTTGCAATAACAACTATTGTAATTATTAAATATTTTTTCTCATGTTAAATCTAGAACACAAAGAATTAAGTAAAGTTGCAGGCCGCTACACTGGAAAACTTTTTAAGGTGATAGACGACTTTAAATATGAAGTAGAGGCACAAACCTCTCTAACATTTGATGAAAGTAATAATCTTCATCTTGAGATATTCATGGATGGATGTGGTAGTGGAGAAATGTGCTTACTAACCAAGGAGGTAAATAATGATGTGTTTGAGGTGTGTTGTGATGATGCTGATGAACACTTATCTGGAAAAATAGACGCTTATAATAAAATGTTAAGCTTCAAAGTAGAAAGTCCTAGAAGCGGTGAAACAGAATTTGTTGGTTGCCTCTAGAACTCTCTGAAAAATTATTTTATACCGATAAGATCCTTTGCAGATTGTATAGCACCTTCTGAAGGTTGAGCCCCCCCAATCATTTGTGCGATCTCGTTGATACGCCCTTCCTGATCTAACGTTTTGATTTTACTGACTGTAGCGTCACCCTCATGATCCTTAAATACATAGTAATGTTTAGAGCCTAGTGCAGCAATCTGTGGTAGGTGGCTAATGGTAAATACCTGATGGCTCTTTCCCATTTCTTCCATGATGTTTCCTACTTTGATGGCAATTTCTCCTGATATACCTGTATCGATTTCATCAAATATAATCGTTGGTAATGAAGTTTTACTGGCTAGAATATACTTAATAGCCAACATTAAACGAGAAAATTCACCGCCAGAAGCTACTTCACGAAGTGCCTGAGGAGCACGGCCTTTATTTGCTGTAAATAGCACTTCAACCTCATCAATACCAATCACAGTTGGTTCAGTTATACGATGATCAATTTGAATTTGTCCATTTGGCATTCCTAAATCAGCCAATGTTTTATTTAATTCTTCAGATAGAGGAACAATAGCATTTTTACGAGCTTCTGATAATGTCTCAGCAATTTCCATTAAAGCCTCGGATGCTGCTTTCTTTTCTGTTTCTGCTTCTAATAAAGCTTCGTCAAAGCTTTCTACTTTGTCCACTTTACTACGGATAGATTCTCTTTTTTCGATTAATTCCTCAAGGTCTTGTACTCTGTGTTTTTGTTGTAAAGCATAAACAGTGTCCAATGTCTCT includes the following:
- a CDS encoding phosphoribosylaminoimidazolesuccinocarboxamide synthase, producing the protein MDAIKSTTLSFENATDVYKGKVRDVYFFDEKIAIVASDRISAFDVVLDRAIPYKGQVLNQIAEKFLKLTGDIVPNWLESAPHPNVHIGKKCDAFAVEMVIRGYLAGHAWREYKAGKRILCGVTLPEGLKENDRLPNPIITPTTKAKEGHDEDISREEILSQGIVSEEDYLKLEEYTQALFAKGQEFANERGLILVDTKYEFGKFNNEIYLIDEVHTPDSSRYFYQEGYEERQKNNEAQKQLSKEFVRQWLIENGFQGKDGQKQPFMSEEFVNSVSDRYIELYENITGETFEKASYHHIEEEIFNSIKNELG
- a CDS encoding STAS domain-containing protein → MRFSVNKSEKYTVLVPEEEKLDSLKAPQLKAEIVTMFQSGTENLIIDLSSVKYVDSSGLSSILVANRLSTEVNGKLVLAGLNEHVMKLIKISKLESVLELHPTVQEAIEAIFLHEIEKDIEGEED
- a CDS encoding ribonuclease Z, producing the protein MSFEITILGSSAAIPSKGRQMTSQHLRIGNQQFLIDCGEATQHQLLNFGISLHKIEHIFISHLHGDHFFGLPGLLSTMHLQRRTEPLYIHGPRGLDEVLLASFKHSKTELNYKVFLYDNPTMFSEVIFENEKITVETIPLTHRVPCTGFLFREKKKQYRIIPEKLPSGLPFEVFRALKRGENIEFNGDTIRYEDVTLPPRKSRSYAFCSDTKYSKSVISKVYGVDLLYHESTFMDRHKDRANITYHTTAKQAGSVAKEAKVKELLIGHFSARYADLTELLEEAQTEFNNTQLAIEGQKFSIVESD